tgtccgggcatacagtgtctgggcctacagtgtctgggcctacagtgtccgggcctacagtgtccgggcctacagtgtctgggcataaagtgtctgggcctacagtgcctgggcctacagtgtccgggcatacagtgtccgggcctacagtgtccaggcctacagtgtccgagcatacaatgtacgggcctacagcgtagtccgggcctaataccggacaagggcggtcccgtataggacaaaccactttagcccaaatacgggatgtcccggctaatacgggacagttggcaaccctatgtttaAGATacctttggatcggcacatggatatgcaggatatggatcacctgcaggcagataagaattgatcCTGGCTTAGTCTGCTGCACTGTgaactgaagggcccgttcctgtgctgtactggtctaggTTCTACCACTCACCATGGGGTTGCCTGATTGTGAACGGAAAGTTCGGATTGTttttcagctttttgtgtaagATGTCTTCTGCTGAATTCCAGATACTTTCCCACATGCTTAACATTCTCCACAGATTTGTCGTTATGACTGGCAGCACGGGAATGCAGACAGGCTGGACTGGAAGTTCTCCCTGCGGAGCGGGACCATGCCGGACGAGTTTCAGCAGCAGAGCAGCAATCCATATGTTTCAGTCAACGCATTTTCGTCCGCTCCTCGCCTTCCCTGGGAATCATCCTTCACGCCATTCTTTGCTTCAGAAACTTTCAGCGCAATTATTGCCCCTCGATGCTGCGAAAAAATTCACGATGAGAAATAATTAACAGGGTTTCGAAGGGTTGAATTGTTCGATGTCGTCCAGCCCGACATGTAGTTCGAGGTGTTGCGGCCTAAAAGGTTGCCG
This portion of the Rhinoraja longicauda isolate Sanriku21f chromosome 2, sRhiLon1.1, whole genome shotgun sequence genome encodes:
- the LOC144608247 gene encoding uncharacterized protein LOC144608247 codes for the protein MSASTRPEPKASRSRSRSLRRWPAPVMICRYDWQHGNADRLDWKFSLRSGTMPDEFQQQSSNPYVSVNAFSSAPRLPWESSFTPFFASETFSAIIAPRCCEKIHDEK